In the Paenibacillus sp. FSL H7-0357 genome, one interval contains:
- a CDS encoding sensor histidine kinase, giving the protein MKGKRKPSAFVNDIPLKYKFLFIYLLCVLVPILSINALFYVQISRNVDARERGNLEISVDRVVYDIMQIVNECVAISNTVAADSNFNEIMDYTFPDNEAYYEAYDSVLRDKMRQYSTLHSYIYWMGVYTTNPTIQNGGSYFVFSDSDKESEWYRKISSGADKVLLTAYQGTNPLNPPQKEVFVSLIRKLDNFTGQPYHKYLRIDLRLNNIQELFQKERDYLRFKLLDEQSRVVLESDQSFYALDKNALLNVDTGDSQPSKQIVRTLGSAGYTEGWRLIGTPESRKSNGEMSRALRVSLIFAVLTIIIPTLLMIVIIQSYNLRVRLLYKHMKLVKYEHFENIDMYEGKDEIGGLIRSFNLMTEKIRNLINDVYKLEIQKKDLELEQVRAELKYLESQVDPHFLFNTLNAILVICKKYKYEEVTDVIRNLALILRRLLSWKDDLITVEEEISFIEMYLQIEKFRFQSRFTYDLDIDPAVLNCRIPKMSVQALVENSCKHGLQSVKGARKIHVSASMNDAGLMIVVTDNGKGIEKEKLEWIESHLQSEQEFGKNIGLRNVYKRLMMYYDDRAGFTIESIEYERTAITIQIPIDLAMVSKVEESHV; this is encoded by the coding sequence ATGAAGGGTAAACGGAAACCATCTGCCTTCGTCAACGATATTCCACTCAAATATAAATTTCTGTTTATCTATTTGCTGTGCGTACTTGTCCCCATTCTCAGCATTAACGCCCTCTTTTATGTTCAGATCAGCCGTAATGTGGATGCTCGTGAAAGAGGCAATCTTGAGATCTCTGTAGATCGCGTAGTCTATGATATCATGCAAATCGTGAATGAATGTGTAGCGATAAGCAATACGGTCGCCGCGGACAGTAACTTTAATGAAATAATGGATTATACTTTTCCGGATAACGAGGCTTATTATGAAGCCTATGACAGTGTTCTAAGGGATAAGATGCGGCAATACAGCACTCTGCATTCCTATATTTATTGGATGGGTGTGTATACTACGAATCCGACCATCCAGAATGGCGGCAGCTACTTTGTGTTCTCCGACAGCGACAAGGAGAGTGAATGGTACCGCAAAATTTCCAGTGGTGCGGACAAGGTGCTGTTAACCGCGTATCAGGGAACCAACCCGCTTAATCCGCCTCAAAAGGAGGTGTTTGTCAGCCTTATCCGCAAATTGGATAACTTTACGGGACAGCCCTACCATAAATATCTGCGGATTGATCTGCGGTTGAACAATATCCAGGAGCTGTTTCAGAAGGAGCGCGACTATTTGCGGTTCAAGCTCTTGGATGAGCAGAGCCGTGTTGTGTTGGAATCGGATCAATCCTTCTACGCACTGGATAAAAACGCCTTGTTAAACGTTGACACGGGCGACAGCCAGCCGTCCAAGCAGATAGTCCGAACTTTGGGCAGTGCAGGATATACAGAGGGCTGGAGGCTGATCGGAACTCCGGAAAGCAGAAAAAGCAATGGTGAGATGAGCCGGGCACTTCGGGTTTCACTAATTTTTGCTGTATTGACGATAATTATTCCCACACTATTAATGATTGTAATTATACAATCTTATAATCTGCGGGTAAGGTTGCTCTACAAACATATGAAGCTCGTCAAATACGAACATTTTGAGAACATTGATATGTATGAGGGGAAGGATGAAATCGGCGGCTTGATCCGCAGCTTCAATCTGATGACGGAGAAAATTCGCAATTTGATCAATGATGTCTATAAGCTGGAAATTCAGAAAAAGGACCTTGAGCTTGAACAGGTAAGGGCTGAATTGAAGTATTTGGAAAGTCAGGTGGACCCGCATTTTCTCTTTAATACATTGAATGCCATATTGGTCATCTGCAAGAAATACAAATATGAAGAGGTCACCGATGTGATCCGGAATCTCGCTCTTATTCTGCGCAGGCTGCTAAGCTGGAAGGACGATCTGATTACCGTCGAAGAAGAAATATCCTTTATTGAAATGTATCTGCAAATTGAAAAATTCCGCTTTCAGAGCCGATTCACTTACGATCTGGACATCGACCCTGCCGTGCTGAATTGCCGGATTCCCAAGATGAGCGTACAAGCTTTGGTGGAGAATTCCTGCAAGCATGGCCTGCAGTCGGTCAAAGGTGCAAGGAAGATTCACGTGTCTGCTTCTATGAACGACGCAGGTCTAATGATTGTTGTGACTGACAACGGAAAGGGAATCGAGAAGGAGAAGCTGGAATGGATCGAGTCCCACCTGCAATCGGAGCAAGAATTCGGTAAAAATATCGGGCTCCGAAATGTTTATAAGCGCCTGATGATGTATTACGACGACAGAGCCGGGTTTACCATTGAAAGCATCGAGTATGAACGGACGGCTATCACCATTCAAATTCCCATAGATTTGGCAATGGTTTCAAAAGTGGAGGAATCTCATGTTTAA
- a CDS encoding response regulator transcription factor produces the protein MLKVVFADDEPLMLEGLRFLLDWEDLDFEVCGEALDGEDALQLIHNTRPDLVITDVRMPVIDGLELIEKFSESDFQPKFIIFSGYADFEYAKKALKYGVSNYLTKPLDEKELTEALQAVAQQIQAERKVASRREAVSAFMQMETISRLLMRENTPEEELAAGAKAFNIRPDSRICCVLARGASPGSMQLRSQVGSMNAKEPFSNITAYPFTAGSHKHGYLLVSPQEGPVLDPKMIASWVHEVRTEYSGHVHFSASLEHRGAKFLNTAYHEALAAELHRPDLDNIDIGFFREQDKDQMASLSAGLRKSLLQSVTEGEFDRLSAQLSDIFKIFSSDVASNAWIDAFLANIKAELLREIDARGGEAPIWANKWFPPRVTACCLPLLERQTEEELHEVAEWFAAADNRQEDQIVSAAMDYVRAHYQEKLKLQDIAKHLHVNSAYLGQRIKKHHGSSFNEFLHEYRIEEAKKLLRRTDMCISDVAGRVGYSDADFFAAKFKALNGVSPSVYKKG, from the coding sequence ATGCTTAAGGTAGTGTTTGCCGATGATGAGCCGCTGATGTTGGAGGGGCTGCGATTTTTGTTGGACTGGGAGGACCTGGACTTTGAAGTGTGCGGCGAGGCTCTCGATGGCGAAGATGCGCTGCAGCTTATTCATAACACGCGGCCTGATTTGGTCATAACTGATGTACGCATGCCTGTAATCGACGGACTGGAGCTTATTGAAAAATTTTCTGAAAGCGATTTCCAGCCTAAGTTCATCATCTTTAGCGGGTATGCTGACTTTGAATATGCCAAAAAAGCTCTTAAGTATGGTGTGTCCAACTATTTGACGAAACCCTTGGATGAAAAAGAACTCACAGAGGCACTGCAGGCTGTAGCCCAGCAAATACAAGCTGAACGCAAGGTTGCTTCAAGGCGCGAAGCGGTTTCCGCTTTCATGCAGATGGAAACCATATCCCGTCTTTTGATGCGGGAGAACACTCCAGAAGAAGAATTGGCGGCAGGGGCGAAGGCGTTTAATATCCGTCCCGATTCCCGGATATGCTGTGTATTGGCCCGGGGTGCTTCGCCGGGCAGCATGCAGCTGCGAAGCCAGGTTGGTTCCATGAACGCCAAGGAGCCGTTCAGCAATATAACCGCTTATCCTTTTACAGCCGGAAGCCATAAGCATGGCTATTTGCTGGTTTCCCCGCAGGAAGGCCCGGTGCTTGACCCGAAGATGATTGCGAGCTGGGTCCATGAGGTGCGGACTGAATACAGCGGTCATGTACATTTCTCAGCAAGCCTGGAGCATCGCGGGGCGAAGTTCCTGAATACAGCCTATCATGAAGCGCTGGCGGCTGAATTACACCGACCGGACTTGGATAACATCGATATTGGTTTCTTTCGGGAACAGGACAAGGATCAAATGGCGTCGCTTTCGGCAGGGCTGAGGAAATCGCTGCTGCAATCGGTTACGGAAGGGGAATTTGACCGGTTAAGCGCTCAATTGAGCGATATATTCAAAATTTTCTCGAGTGATGTTGCTTCAAATGCATGGATCGACGCTTTTCTGGCCAATATCAAAGCAGAACTGCTCCGTGAAATCGACGCTAGAGGAGGGGAAGCGCCCATATGGGCGAATAAGTGGTTTCCGCCCCGGGTCACCGCTTGCTGCTTGCCGCTGCTTGAGCGGCAGACAGAGGAAGAACTTCATGAGGTTGCAGAATGGTTCGCCGCAGCGGACAACCGTCAGGAGGACCAGATCGTATCGGCGGCGATGGATTATGTCCGGGCACATTATCAGGAGAAGCTGAAGCTGCAGGACATTGCGAAGCACTTGCATGTGAATTCCGCCTATCTGGGACAACGAATCAAGAAACACCATGGCAGTTCCTTTAACGAATTTCTCCATGAATACCGCATTGAAGAAGCCAAGAAGCTGCTGCGCCGGACGGATATGTGCATTTCGGATGTCGCGGGGCGTGTGGGCTATTCCGACGCGGATTTCTTCGCTGCCAAGTTCAAAGCGCTGAATGGCGTCTCGCCTTCAGTATACAAAAAGGGCTAA
- a CDS encoding endo-1,4-beta-xylanase, whose translation MITQASSGLPALHELFRDGFKIGAAVSTDILSAQAPFIAKHFNSITAENIMKPEEVQPQEGIYTFDASDRIFEFAEANQIGVRGHTLLWHNQTGDWMFRNSAGEPCTREQLLSRLQTHINTVVGRYRGRAYAWDVVNEAIEDKSDQYLRDTKWLDIIGEDYLRQAFEMAHQADPDALLFYNDYNETAPVKRDKIYKLVRSLLDQNTPIHGIGMQAHWNIYGPSIDEIRSALELYASLGVRIHITELDLSMFRFEDKRTDLKAPTDEMLKLQEERYAEIFALLLEYRKAIDSVTFWGVADDYTWLDGFPVRGRKNWPFLFDEHQQPKASFGRLVDLAASKS comes from the coding sequence ATGATTACACAGGCAAGCAGCGGGTTACCCGCATTGCATGAATTGTTCCGGGACGGCTTCAAAATTGGCGCTGCGGTCAGCACTGATATTTTATCAGCCCAAGCTCCTTTCATTGCCAAGCATTTCAACAGCATTACAGCGGAAAATATAATGAAGCCGGAGGAAGTCCAGCCACAGGAAGGAATCTATACATTTGATGCATCCGACCGTATCTTTGAGTTCGCGGAGGCCAATCAAATTGGAGTCCGGGGCCATACGCTTCTCTGGCATAATCAGACAGGAGATTGGATGTTCCGCAATTCGGCGGGTGAGCCGTGCACCAGAGAGCAACTGCTCAGCCGTCTGCAAACCCATATCAATACGGTTGTAGGACGATACCGGGGGCGGGCGTATGCCTGGGATGTGGTCAATGAAGCCATCGAGGATAAGTCCGATCAATACCTGCGGGATACCAAATGGCTGGACATCATCGGAGAAGATTATCTCCGCCAGGCTTTTGAGATGGCCCATCAGGCAGACCCGGACGCCTTGCTGTTCTACAACGACTATAATGAGACCGCTCCTGTCAAACGCGACAAAATCTACAAGCTGGTCCGCAGCTTGCTCGATCAAAATACACCGATTCACGGGATAGGCATGCAGGCGCATTGGAATATCTATGGCCCTTCAATCGACGAAATCCGCAGTGCGCTTGAGCTGTATGCTTCTCTTGGCGTTAGAATCCACATTACAGAGCTGGACCTCTCTATGTTCCGGTTCGAAGACAAGCGAACTGATTTGAAAGCGCCAACAGATGAGATGTTGAAGCTGCAGGAGGAACGTTATGCGGAGATTTTTGCCCTGCTGCTGGAATATAGAAAGGCTATTGATTCTGTTACATTTTGGGGTGTGGCTGATGACTATACCTGGCTGGACGGTTTCCCGGTTCGCGGACGTAAAAACTGGCCTTTTTTGTTTGACGAACACCAGCAGCCCAAAGCTTCGTTCGGACGGCTTGTCGATCTGGCGGCTTCGAAATCATAA
- a CDS encoding glycoside hydrolase family 43 protein — protein sequence MTQQMNQAVGKVPPSGNPLVAHRYGADPYALVFGDRVYLYMTNDVLEYDGNGTVKENSYSSIRTITVISSADLVNWTDHGEIAVAGPEGAAKWATQSWAPAVVHKVIDGKDKFFLYFANNASGIGVLSSDSPVGPWIDPIGEALILRSTPGVEDVTWLFDPAVLVDDDGKGYIYFGGGVPEGQFAEPGTARVMKLGDDMTSVLGTAEVIPAPFMFEDAGIHKREGVYYYTYCSNFYDGERPEGSPPAGEIAFMTSSNPMGPWIYRETLLKNPGHFFGVSGNNHHAIFQFHDEWYIAYHAQTLSKAQGIANGYRSTHLNRLFHNEDGSIQGVEADYKGVQQIKFLSPYQRVQASTIGWSAGVKTEFGAVVGKRVVTDIDNGDWIGLSGVDFGSKGAGAFSASVISLEGGGTIELHLDEPAGLLIGELSVPAANGPEKRMELKTEVQGAAGVHHLYLVFAGQSGTGLFKLEDWGFIEQRS from the coding sequence ATGACACAGCAAATGAATCAGGCCGTCGGAAAGGTACCGCCAAGCGGCAATCCGCTGGTTGCGCACAGATACGGGGCCGATCCCTATGCCCTGGTATTCGGGGACAGGGTCTATCTGTACATGACCAACGACGTGCTGGAGTACGATGGGAACGGCACGGTAAAAGAGAACTCTTACAGCAGCATCCGTACGATTACGGTAATTTCCTCCGCCGATCTGGTCAACTGGACCGATCACGGCGAGATCGCGGTGGCCGGGCCGGAAGGGGCGGCCAAGTGGGCTACCCAGTCATGGGCGCCTGCGGTGGTCCATAAAGTGATTGACGGCAAGGACAAGTTCTTCTTGTACTTCGCCAATAATGCCAGCGGCATCGGCGTTCTGTCGAGTGACAGTCCGGTGGGGCCATGGATCGACCCCATCGGAGAGGCGCTGATTCTGCGCTCCACTCCGGGAGTCGAGGATGTAACCTGGCTATTTGACCCGGCGGTTCTGGTCGATGATGACGGCAAGGGCTACATTTATTTCGGAGGTGGTGTCCCGGAAGGACAATTCGCGGAGCCTGGCACAGCACGGGTCATGAAGCTGGGAGATGACATGACCAGCGTACTGGGTACTGCTGAGGTTATTCCTGCCCCCTTCATGTTCGAGGATGCCGGCATACATAAGCGAGAAGGCGTCTACTACTATACCTACTGTTCAAATTTCTATGACGGGGAACGTCCGGAAGGCAGTCCTCCTGCGGGAGAAATCGCGTTTATGACGAGCAGCAATCCTATGGGTCCCTGGATCTATCGCGAGACGCTCCTGAAGAATCCGGGACATTTCTTCGGAGTATCCGGAAATAACCATCATGCGATTTTCCAATTTCATGACGAGTGGTACATCGCCTATCACGCACAGACATTGTCCAAGGCACAGGGAATTGCGAACGGCTACCGTTCGACGCATCTCAACCGTCTTTTTCATAACGAGGATGGTTCCATTCAGGGTGTTGAAGCAGACTATAAAGGTGTGCAGCAAATCAAATTTTTAAGCCCGTATCAACGCGTACAAGCGTCAACAATAGGGTGGAGCGCAGGCGTAAAGACGGAATTCGGGGCAGTCGTGGGAAAACGGGTTGTAACGGATATTGACAATGGTGACTGGATCGGATTATCCGGGGTCGATTTCGGCAGCAAAGGGGCAGGGGCATTCAGTGCTTCCGTCATAAGCCTTGAGGGCGGCGGTACCATCGAACTGCATCTGGATGAACCGGCAGGTCTATTAATTGGCGAACTGTCCGTTCCCGCCGCGAATGGGCCGGAGAAACGGATGGAGTTAAAGACGGAGGTCCAGGGAGCGGCAGGAGTCCATCACCTGTATCTGGTGTTTGCGGGCCAGAGCGGGACCGGCTTGTTCAAGCTGGAAGACTGGGGATTTATAGAGCAGCGGAGTTAA
- a CDS encoding helix-turn-helix transcriptional regulator, whose protein sequence is MPTIHYVEYDAAHSDDFVYSIPEGLDAWLLVLTQTAALFEVNGELKEFPAHSVVLYPPKHYIYYRACSKKYVNDWVRFDADESYITETTLPVGVPFSLPDPGYCHHLFQLLTLENTFQNDYREISIDYLFRIFFNKLLEASQDKLSPQYYNLLDLRKTLYNNPGHPWTVSTMAEYLHISAGYLQTIYKSTFGISCMEDVIHCRIRLAKEKLGFGQHKIAEIAALCGYVNVEHFCRQFRQLTGYSPRAYRDKLSSKEPKARADQ, encoded by the coding sequence ATGCCCACGATTCACTACGTAGAGTATGACGCTGCGCATTCCGACGATTTTGTGTACAGCATACCCGAAGGGCTGGATGCCTGGCTTCTGGTACTCACACAAACTGCGGCGTTGTTTGAAGTAAACGGAGAATTGAAGGAGTTTCCGGCCCACTCTGTTGTTCTATATCCGCCTAAGCACTACATCTATTACCGTGCTTGTTCCAAAAAGTACGTTAACGACTGGGTCCGTTTCGATGCGGACGAATCCTATATTACAGAAACCACTTTGCCTGTTGGTGTTCCATTCTCACTGCCAGACCCCGGCTATTGCCATCATTTGTTTCAACTGTTGACCCTGGAGAACACTTTTCAGAACGACTATCGCGAGATTTCCATCGACTACCTGTTCAGAATCTTCTTCAACAAGCTATTAGAAGCGTCCCAAGACAAGCTGAGTCCGCAATATTATAATCTTCTGGACTTACGCAAAACTCTGTACAACAACCCAGGCCACCCTTGGACCGTGTCAACGATGGCCGAGTATCTGCACATCAGCGCAGGCTATCTGCAGACCATCTATAAATCAACCTTCGGTATTTCCTGTATGGAGGACGTTATTCATTGCCGGATTCGGCTGGCCAAAGAAAAGCTTGGCTTTGGCCAGCACAAAATCGCCGAAATCGCGGCGCTCTGCGGCTATGTGAATGTGGAGCATTTCTGCAGGCAGTTCCGGCAGCTTACCGGCTATTCCCCCCGGGCCTACCGTGACAAGCTTTCCTCCAAAGAACCAAAAGCCCGGGCGGACCAATAA
- a CDS encoding glycoside hydrolase family 43 protein: protein MNTAIITNPVMWADVPDVDVIRFGPVFYMVSTSMHSMPGCPIMKSVNLNDWEIVNYVYDTFEDNEAHQLQDGKGIYGKGSWAASLRYKDGIFYVCFSSNDMDRFYIYRTEDIEHGIWERSVIPGLHHDPSLLLDDDSKNYVIYGNGSIRIKELTEDLTAVKPGGIDQLLLEGERTDIGLRIEGCHAYKLNGYYYLFFIEWPRSGNRRRRQLCYRSRELLGPYERKIILNDDLDYHNNGVAQGGIVDTLGGDWYTVLFQDHDAVGRIPCVFPMSWENDWPVVGENGRVSQVFATKLPAAEPKPLVISDEFDYANNRLALNWQWNHNPDNGLWSVTERPGFLRLRTGQIADSILWARNTLTQRTEGPACSAETVLDLSGLRPGDRAGMVALQNGFGTVGIAAGEQGRFNVGMCVNGGDGGEETVESVEFTSDQVYLRIVFNFEDSLDQADFFYSEDGTAWKPIGRTLYMKYTLDHFMGYRIGLFNYATKQSGGYADFDYFHYHRQG from the coding sequence TTGAATACCGCCATCATTACCAATCCTGTTATGTGGGCAGATGTCCCGGATGTTGATGTCATTCGGTTTGGGCCTGTGTTCTATATGGTTAGTACCAGCATGCATTCCATGCCGGGTTGTCCGATTATGAAATCGGTGAACCTGAACGATTGGGAAATTGTGAATTATGTCTATGATACCTTTGAGGATAACGAGGCCCACCAGCTGCAGGACGGAAAAGGTATTTACGGAAAAGGCTCTTGGGCGGCATCCCTTCGATACAAGGACGGGATATTCTACGTCTGTTTTTCATCCAATGACATGGACCGGTTCTATATCTACCGCACGGAGGATATTGAACACGGAATATGGGAGCGTTCGGTGATACCGGGGCTTCACCATGACCCTAGTTTGCTGCTGGATGACGATAGCAAGAATTATGTGATCTACGGTAATGGTAGTATCCGTATTAAGGAGCTGACGGAAGATCTTACGGCTGTGAAGCCAGGTGGAATCGATCAACTGCTGCTCGAAGGCGAACGGACAGACATTGGTCTGCGGATCGAGGGTTGTCATGCGTACAAGCTGAATGGTTATTACTATTTATTCTTTATTGAATGGCCAAGAAGCGGCAATCGGCGCAGACGCCAGCTATGCTACCGTTCGCGCGAGCTTCTGGGTCCTTATGAGCGGAAGATTATTCTGAATGATGATCTGGATTACCATAATAACGGTGTCGCGCAAGGCGGCATTGTAGATACTCTGGGTGGCGATTGGTACACGGTGCTGTTCCAGGATCATGATGCTGTCGGACGGATTCCCTGCGTGTTTCCCATGAGCTGGGAGAATGATTGGCCGGTCGTCGGGGAGAACGGCAGAGTGTCTCAAGTTTTTGCGACGAAGCTTCCTGCCGCTGAGCCGAAGCCGCTTGTCATCAGCGATGAGTTCGACTATGCAAACAACCGGCTGGCACTGAACTGGCAGTGGAACCATAATCCAGACAACGGGCTATGGTCTGTCACTGAGCGGCCGGGTTTTCTGCGGCTCCGCACCGGTCAAATAGCAGACAGCATCCTATGGGCACGCAATACGCTGACGCAACGTACAGAAGGTCCGGCCTGCAGCGCGGAGACGGTGCTGGACCTCTCCGGCCTGCGGCCCGGCGACCGGGCAGGTATGGTAGCCCTGCAAAACGGGTTCGGCACTGTTGGGATTGCAGCCGGGGAGCAAGGCCGGTTCAACGTGGGCATGTGTGTCAATGGCGGCGACGGCGGCGAGGAGACAGTGGAGAGTGTGGAGTTCACCAGCGACCAGGTTTATCTCAGAATTGTTTTCAATTTTGAGGATAGTCTGGATCAGGCCGATTTCTTCTATTCGGAGGATGGAACCGCTTGGAAGCCGATTGGCCGGACGCTGTATATGAAATATACGCTGGACCATTTTATGGGATACCGGATTGGCCTGTTCAATTACGCAACTAAACAGTCCGGCGGTTATGCCGATTTCGATTATTTTCATTATCACAGGCAGGGTTAG
- a CDS encoding response regulator translates to MFKVVLADDETIALEGLRTLTDWEELGFEICGVCENGEEALTAVTECSPDLVITDIRMPGIDGLELIKRARQLDMEPPIFIVLSGYGEFEYARTAIRYGVRHYLLKPVLEAEWEKALAAITDELETRMKQKTQQNMLANQLLPVAIARMLEGQWTEPEEEIAEQMDRLDEAVSGWTYIHVDGPKSSISEVCRELAGSVGALFIDLSGNQAGIVVDSSARAAELARRVHAELSLSGNGVKGAVSIGPSVRSLRELPVSYMVAARAASRHFFYSEPGGPIDSATNARSELSYNLPSAELTEELMSAVERLQEQKAWDKLKEIFRMFKQNRTAPEVVQMTSVDIMLKSIELVQEFGGTAEQWSDSFDFFKTEPKSLGALEDTLRVLLNSCMGYIKQHKERGSEHPLIRVEYFLKDNYSKPLTVKEIAERFYINPVYLGQAFIKKNGISILEYIHNLRIEQAQKRLIETGETVRNIAENVGYVHYHHFLREFEKRTALKPVAYRNQAHSEG, encoded by the coding sequence ATGTTTAAAGTGGTTTTGGCTGATGATGAAACGATTGCATTAGAGGGATTAAGAACGTTGACCGATTGGGAGGAGCTGGGCTTTGAAATCTGCGGAGTATGCGAGAACGGGGAAGAAGCGTTGACCGCGGTTACTGAGTGCTCTCCGGACCTTGTGATTACAGATATCCGCATGCCCGGCATCGATGGACTGGAGCTAATCAAGCGCGCACGCCAGTTGGATATGGAGCCGCCCATCTTCATCGTCCTTAGCGGTTACGGCGAGTTTGAATACGCGCGGACAGCAATCCGTTATGGTGTGAGACACTATTTGCTGAAGCCTGTTCTAGAAGCGGAATGGGAGAAGGCGCTTGCTGCAATTACGGACGAGCTGGAAACGCGCATGAAGCAGAAGACGCAGCAGAACATGCTGGCGAACCAGCTTCTTCCCGTTGCGATCGCCCGTATGCTTGAAGGGCAGTGGACGGAGCCTGAAGAGGAGATTGCCGAACAAATGGATCGTCTGGACGAGGCGGTATCGGGGTGGACTTATATACATGTAGATGGCCCCAAAAGCAGTATCTCGGAAGTCTGCCGGGAACTGGCTGGTTCGGTGGGCGCCTTGTTCATTGATTTGTCCGGCAATCAGGCGGGAATTGTTGTGGATAGCTCAGCACGAGCGGCGGAGCTGGCTAGGCGGGTACATGCCGAGCTGTCATTGTCTGGGAACGGTGTGAAGGGGGCTGTCAGCATTGGGCCAAGTGTGCGGTCGCTTCGGGAGCTGCCTGTCTCCTATATGGTGGCTGCAAGGGCCGCTTCCCGCCATTTTTTCTATTCGGAGCCGGGCGGGCCTATTGATTCCGCCACGAACGCCCGGAGCGAGCTTAGCTATAATCTACCTTCCGCAGAGCTGACCGAGGAACTGATGAGCGCAGTGGAAAGATTGCAGGAGCAGAAAGCCTGGGATAAATTGAAGGAAATATTCAGGATGTTCAAACAGAATAGGACTGCGCCTGAAGTTGTACAGATGACCAGCGTTGATATCATGCTGAAAAGTATAGAGCTGGTGCAGGAGTTCGGAGGGACGGCTGAGCAGTGGAGCGACTCTTTTGACTTTTTTAAAACAGAGCCAAAGTCGCTCGGAGCGCTGGAGGACACCCTTCGGGTTTTGTTGAATTCATGTATGGGATATATCAAGCAGCATAAGGAACGCGGCTCCGAGCATCCGCTTATACGGGTGGAGTATTTTTTGAAGGACAATTATTCAAAGCCACTGACCGTGAAAGAGATTGCGGAGCGATTTTATATCAATCCGGTATATCTTGGCCAGGCTTTTATCAAGAAGAATGGAATCAGCATCCTCGAATATATTCATAATTTGCGCATCGAACAAGCCCAAAAGCGGCTGATTGAAACGGGCGAGACCGTGCGGAACATTGCAGAGAATGTGGGTTATGTGCATTACCATCATTTTTTAAGAGAGTTTGAGAAGCGGACCGCGCTGAAACCAGTCGCTTACCGCAACCAGGCTCACTCTGAAGGATGA